AATAACATATCATGGTTTCACAAAAAAAGAAAAGGCAGTGTGCATGCATGCAAAGATATTAAATCAGCTGCTAGAGACTTTGTCAAGATTGCCAACCTTTATTTCCCAAACATTGAAGTGCTGCTGCTTTGTTTTAATCTTAGTAACCTAATcagattttatttttgttttaatgTTATTTCCCATTTGCCATGCgccatttttatttttgttttaatgTTATTATCCAAATGAGATTTCCACTTGTCGTGGGATATTTTATCTCCAATTATATTATAATCAGGAAATTAGATGGGTGCAGGAGCTGATTCCCCAGAGGGGATTTGGCTTCCCCACCTTTACTTCCCAAAATTGATGTGATTTCTTTTTTTTTACTTTACTAAGCTATGCATGCTTTTTCAGTGCATATTTTATCTCCAATGTATCCTCTTATAAGGACATCAGCTAAGTGCCCAACTCCATCACAGGTTATGCACGGATTTTGGTTATTCCCACTTTTTCGTTGGACATTTTATCTACAAGGTATACTCATATGAGGAAACTAGCTAACTATCTACAAGGTATACTCATATGAGGAAACTAGCTAACTGCAGGAGCTGACTCAACTGACTGCACAAGGATTTCCGATCACTGGAGGGGCGCATTTAGTCCAACCTTACTTATCGAGGGCTTATCCCTCAACTACCAACTAATCATATTGAAGTACAATACGAACACTAACACAATACATATCATACCTTGACAACAATGATCGCAATCACACCACAAACTATCAGAAACAGAAACGCCATGATGCATTTGTCAGTTGCAACCTGCAACAACAAAAATTGTAAGTCTCTGCAATTCTCTTCACACAACTCAAACTAAGATGAAGGGACAGGGCAAGAGAACCTGGCGACCAATCTCTTTCACCATTTGACTAGCCTTCTTCAACGAAAAGTGAACGGAATCTAGCTCATTGCCAATTCTCTTCATTTGGTCAGTCTGAAAATGATGGATAAGTTAGGGCATGACACATTTCCATTAGTACATGACACTTACCAAAACTGACCTTCAAATCATAGCTTCTAACAGATCAAGAAAAAAGATTCTTTAATCTATTTATTAAGGTTTACAGAACGTCTTTATAGCTACCCATATAacatttttattgtacatagatacATTGGTTCTGGTTTTGTGGTCCTATGGTCAAATACTGAGACCAATTTGCTCTGGAAAGTACAGATTGATCGGAACTCCTTACGTAAGCTCCTTGAATAAAGATGAATGTTGCTTTTGCTTTAAGGAAGTGCTGTGAATATACTTGAAATGGAGAAACAGAATACGAACCACAGTTGAACTATCTGAAAGGGCATAATATAGTGTCCCACTCCTGGTGAGAACATATTTGAAAACGAGAAACATTCAAATTAAATTGCAGCCATTTCATCGTTCCAGAAAACTTACTTGCTGTGTTAGAGTCGTAGCAGTTTGAGCTCCGACTTCAACAGTTTGTGCAACAACCTACAAAACAACTTTCTATAAATTCCATATCTTTCCTGGCACTTCTATAAAATTCCTTATTAAAGAGTGTCAACAAAAGGAATTGTAAGTTTGCAGCGCACCATCTTTGAACGCTCAATAGCTTGGTCTGTTTGGTCCATTTGTTTCATACCAGAATCAATGAGCTGTTGATTTGACATTTCTGCAAAAAGAACGAGCTACTTGGATGAGAATGTTACCCTTTACACGCACAGAATAATAATAACACAACCTTATGACAATcggttccacctgatgccatttgAACGTTATCCTCGGCCACATGGTCATTGCCGGCATCGAATAGTTCAATCCTCTTATTACCAAGGCTACTTTGGTACCTGCAACACCACAAAGAACGAAAAATCACATCTATTAGCACCAAGGGATTTACAACGGGACAGTACGTGTATACATGAAAGCATGTACTCACGTCTTCCTCAAGGTGACATAGGAATTCAGCTCCTTGATCTGTCATAACACACGAACATACAAATTATACATGTGTGATAACATGGCATAACAAAGAACGGCAACGAAGGAAACTACCCACCATAAATTGCTTCTTGTCATTTAGCTGCTTGTTAACCTCAGAAGTGTTCCTCTTCTCCTCGTCTTTGAGCACACGGTCAAATTCCTTAATTAAGCTGCAGGAAGTTGCACGGATTTAAGACATCGCATGAGAACTCAGCAGTGTTACATTCTCCAGAGCAAAGAGGTAGCCAAAATTTCATCATGCCACATGCGGAGATCTGAAAAGGGCATGTTGAAATGGGAACAGCAGTGGTGCATTATCGAAGCAGATGGCAGGGTTCAGGCAGACCGAACCTACCGCTTGCACTCCCTCATCTTCCCAGTGAGCTCCTCCAGCTGCTTGGACTGCCTGTTGGAGTCCTTGATCTTGTCGATCTTCTGGAACCCATTCCTGCAGCaagcaagcaaaaaaaaaaaaaatcccccaTGAGAATCAGTCAACCAGCGAGGAAGCAACCAGGCATAGTTTGAGCGCGAGCTGGCTAAATCTGATGCCAGCAGGCAACCCGCAGTTAACAACAGGACGAAATTGAGACCAATTTTTTTGAAGGAAAAACGGCATTTCGGCCAAAAAGAGAAGAAGGTAGAGAGATCTGGCTCACTGTAGGGCGCGGAAGATGTCCTGGATCTCGCCGTCGACCTGCTCGAGCTCGGGGCTCATGGGCACGTCGCTCGCCGCCATGGCGGCTCGTTGAACTGCTGGCTACTGGATCTCCGCCTGCGCCTCGCGGGATCCGCCCAGTTGCGGGGGGGGAAGCAGCTCCTCCGGTAGAGGCGAGGAGGGCGAAGGTtggggcgaggaggaggaggaaaacggCGGTTGGTGGTGCGGCTGCGACTGCGACTGCGAGCCGTTGGGTTTGGGGATCGTGTGTGATCCGAGCTGTCAGCTGCCGAGAAGCGAGCTGGCACGCAGGGGAAAAGCAGGTCATTATTGGAGTTGAAATACATCATTTTACTGGAGATGCATCATTTTATTTACTACACCTGCATGCGAGAGCAACTAAAACTGATCCAATAAAAAAATACCGTGAAAGCTACCGTATGATAAGGCACGGGCTCCGCTAGAATAGAAACAATAAAAAATAAGTTTGTCGTCAAATGCGAAGAACAATTCAAATCACACATATATAAAAGTAAATAGAAATGAATAAAGTTGAGGAGCATGTCTTCTAAATATTTTCCACTAATGTTGAATGAGTTTTTCACGAAGCTGGGCATGCGCTTCAATTATTCGGTACGTCTCAAGAAAAGCTTTAGTTTGGTACTAATTCCAACGAGATTTCACACATCTATCAATATTGCCACACGGGATCAACATTGCCAGGCGGCTATCAACATTGCCATAAGTGGTGGATGCAAGCATGGCTAGAAGGGCTCAATACCAGGTAGATTATTCTTCCTTTGTAAACTTGCTAATTTTTACCATATCTGCTACCATATTAACAAGTATTTTGGTAGCTTTGGGGGATCCCCTATCAACATGCTTTGTAGTTCTCTTTCTCCACCCCTAATTGCCATACACAGAATTTAAGCGTAAACCCCTCACTTTCTCGATGATTATGTTCTGTAGAATAACATAAGCCGTCATGATATCGGTGAGGGGTTCCTCGTCCTAGAAATGAGCATGACCTTAAACAACAACGAACCGAGCTTGCAACAATCAAAAGGCTCTCCCAATATCCTTCCGACAAACTTCTCGAGAAGATGCAAATTTACATTGTTTTTTTCTTGGCGATTTCATATTATTTTTATAAATGTGGATCATGAATGGTATATATTTTCAGTTAGTTATAACCCTCAAGTGTTGGGATCACCGtagtacaattcgataagtatttgagtgtcgaacccacgaggagctgaaggtaaactatttattctctaaaaccctaaaacccacttatatggccttctatGCAAAGCTAGAAGATATGGTGTGTGTAGAGGTTTTACTAGGAACTATAAGTGCTGAAAATAAAAtgcaagtgaaacaaatgcaagaaaagtaaaagtgcaataaagtaaaaTGCAATGAGATGAAGGGAAGTGAAGTGGAGTAACTCCAGAGAGCAAGTGTTTAGGAAAATTgctatttcatttgtgtggttgtcacAATTAGTGAAACTCATTATAGTCTTTGTAGTGTTTCTTCTATagaggagccatagataggtgTAGCCATAGATATGAGCAAGTGCACCCCTAGTAATTGATCCTAAGGACAATTAAGAGCAAACAAGGGAATTATTAAAACATGAAGTCCAACCACCACTGTAACATTAAAGGTCCACATAGTTATACCCTCGTTTGATAAATCATGATTAATACAACATGCATCTAAGAATTAGGACAATGTTTCTGTCAGCTCCCGTTGTCCCTCTCCCTATCGACATGCAACGGTGACAACCTTATGCATCCCCtgacatatgtgtgcactcatatatcagtaTAAAATATCATCATAGAACATAACAAATACTTGTATGCAACCAACAATAAACTATATAACAATTACCATGAACAATTCATTGCTCAAACATCAACATAGAGATACaatagtgttggagatatgcccaagaggcaataataaaagtggttattatatatctttatgtttatgataaatgtttatataccatgctataattgtattaaccgaaacatt
This region of Lolium perenne isolate Kyuss_39 chromosome 2, Kyuss_2.0, whole genome shotgun sequence genomic DNA includes:
- the LOC127331960 gene encoding novel plant SNARE 12 produces the protein MAASDVPMSPELEQVDGEIQDIFRALQNGFQKIDKIKDSNRQSKQLEELTGKMRECKRLIKEFDRVLKDEEKRNTSEVNKQLNDKKQFMIKELNSYVTLRKTYQSSLGNKRIELFDAGNDHVAEDNVQMASEMSNQQLIDSGMKQMDQTDQAIERSKMVVAQTVEVGAQTATTLTQQTDQMKRIGNELDSVHFSLKKASQMVKEIGRQVATDKCIMAFLFLIVCGVIAIIVVKIVNPHNKNIPDIPGLAPPAPPAQNRKLLSIDGFRML